GATCATCGCCCGGTTACGCGTCGTCGACAGCGCGGAGACGCTCACGGCGAGGCTCGCGTACACCAGCCCGAGCACCGCGGTCGCGACGAACAGGCCGAAGAGGCCCACCAGCGGCACCGAGCCCATGACCACGAGGGAGAGGGCCGCGGCGACGAGGAAGCCGACGGCGACGCTCACGACGATGACGCCGCTGCGCCCGACGATCTTGCCGAGCAGGACGTCGGCGCGGCTGACCGGCACCCCCAGCAGGAGTTTGAGACTGCCCGACTTGCGCTCGCCGACGACGGAGACGTAGCCCGCCACCAGCGAGACGATGGGGACGAACCAGACGACCGGGACCGCGAAGAGCGAGAGCAACTCCCGCGCGGACAGCGCGGGCCGGATGAGCGTCGTGAGCACGACGAATCCCAGCAGCGCGCCGAGGAACGCGCTCGACGCCCAGAGCGTCCGCGAGCGGATCGCCTCGTCGAAGTCCTTCCAGGCGAGG
Above is a genomic segment from Halorientalis sp. LT38 containing:
- a CDS encoding ABC transporter permease subunit translates to MSARRIGVLAWKDFDEAIRSRTLWASSAFLGALLGFVVLTTLIRPALSARELLSLFAVPVVWFVPIVSLVAGYVSVVGERKSGSLKLLLGVPVSRADVLLGKIVGRSGVIVVSVAVGFLVAAALSLVVMGSVPLVGLFGLFVATAVLGLVYASLAVSVSALSTTRNRAMIAAIGLYALFNLVWSGVTRLVASPVTGAFSPTGAPDWYLFARLLSPSAAYARLLHGVVGVDVPIPDLGMDGIPVMALLGARESVPVYLSGWAMLLVLAAWICVAAAVSYLRFRDADLG